From the genome of Capsicum annuum cultivar UCD-10X-F1 chromosome 4, UCD10Xv1.1, whole genome shotgun sequence:
CCAGAAAACTATCATAACAGTTTACTCAAAAGGAGGATTACATCAATATCCTCAGCATATTGCTTTGACAACATTTGATAAGAAGGATAAACGAAATACAGAACTTTTTTTCatccaaattcttcaagttcagtCAGTTGAAACCTGAATAATCTGCTTCCCGACATTTCGCCCGTGATAAATACCAACGAAAGCAGATGCGGCATTTTCTAAACGCTCAGCAATGTCTTCTACAAAGAGCAGCTTTTTCTCTCTTATAAGCTGAATAGCAAACTCTAGGTACTCTGGAACCTTGTGCCGGAAGTCGAGCTCAGAAAAACCTTCCATTCGTAATCTCTTCGTGATAAGACAAAACAAATTGTGGATACCATCTGGTTTCTTCAAATTGTACTGAGAGATCATCCCAGAAACTGCAATCCTACCATAGAGATTCATGTGCAAAAGAACCTCATCCAGCATATTTCCTCCAACGTTGTCAAAGTAAATATCAATACCCCTAGGGAAGTGCCTTCATTTTGCAAAGACAAGAATTAAAGAAGCACATCAATCCACAGAAAGTAAGTAGTAAAGTAATTGTTTCAGACTCGTAAAATTTGATAATCAATTTAAGCATTTATCAGTGCTCTCTGAAGACTAGAAAATCCTTCA
Proteins encoded in this window:
- the LOC107867745 gene encoding 2-alkenal reductase (NADP(+)-dependent) isoform X2, with translation MTGWEDYSLIQNPNGLFKIKYTDVPLSYYAGILGMPGLAAYIGFNNVCSAKEGDVVYVSSAAGGVGQLVGQLAKMKGCYVVGSASTDEKVNLLKSELGFDDAFNYKEGNDLAGALKRHFPRGIDIYFDNVGGNMLDEVLLHMNLYGRIAVSGMISQYNLKKPDGIHNLFCLITKRLRMEGFSELDFRHKVPEYLEFAIQLIREKKLLFVEDIAERLENAASAFVGIYHGRNVGKQIIQVSTD